A segment of the Streptomyces sp. Tu 2975 genome:
CGGCTGCGAGGGCGGCTGCGGTTCGGCGCGTCGGAAGACTTCGTCCTGACCCGGCTGCCGGAGATCCTCGAGGCGTTCCGCCGCGACCATCCCGAGGTGGACCTCGAACTCACCGTGGAGCTGTCGGGCACCCTGCACAAGCGGCTGGAGGCGGGCCGGCTGGACCTGGTGCTCGCCAAGCGCGGCCCTGGCGCCACGCACGGCGAGCTGGTCTGGCGGGACCGCATGGTGTGGATCTCGGCCGAGGGACTGCGGGTGGATCCGGAGCGCCCGCTGCCGCTGATCCTCTTTCCGCCACCGGCCGTCACCCGGGCCCGCGCCCTGGAGGTGCTGGAGCAGTCGGGCCGGTCCTGGCGGATCGCCTGTACGAGCGGCAGCCTCAGCGGACTGGTGGCCGCCGCCCGCGCCGGTCTGGGCGTGATGGCCCACTCCCGCGGGCTGATCCCGCCCGGCCTGGTGACGGTGCCGGACCGGGCAGGGCTGCCCGAGCTGGGCACCGTCGACTTCGTGCTCCTCCAGGGCCGCCGCAGGGACGCGGCCAAAGAGGCCGCTGAGGCGCTGGCCGCCTCCCTGCTGGCAGCGGGCGACCGGCTGCACGGCACCGTGCCCCGCTGACGCCGGCGGCAACGGCAGCCCCGGCAACGGCGACGGCGACGCCCCGGCGACGGGACGAGGCGCAGCGCAAACTCGACGGAAGCGTTCCATCCGGTACGGACCGGGACCGTCGGCCGTAGAGCGCCGGTGATCACGCCGTACAGATTCGGTGGAGATTGCAGACGGGACTCCTTACCGGCCGGTCAGTAATCGGCTCCCACGCGGCCGTCCACTCCCCGGTCACCGCCGCTGACCTGTGCCTACGTCTTTCGTCCACAGTTCACGAGGACCCTCCCGCCCGACGAAATCGTGGGGTACGGTCACGGCGCTGTGCGGAGCGCCACAAGGAGCAGCCATTGCGCGAGTTCACTGTCCCACCCATGGCCGCGGCGCCTCAGGTCGGCGGACTTGCGGACGCGGTCTTCGACCATGCCCTCGACGACCCCGACCATGTCGCGCTCGGCCGCAAGGACGGTGAGGGCCGCTGGCAGGACGTGACGTCGGCGCAGTTCCGTGACGAGGTGCTGGCGCTGGCCAAAGGGCTGCTCGCGCACGGCGTCCGGTTCGGCGACCGCGTCGCCCTGATGAGCCGTACGCGCTACGAGTGGACGCTGTTCGACTTCGCGCTGTGGACCGTCGGCGCCCAGTCCGTGCCGCTGTACCCGACCTCGTCGGCCGAGCAGGTCTTCTGGATGCTGCACGACTCGGAGGTCTCCGCGTGCATGGTCGAGTACGAGGACCACGCCATGACGATCGGCTCCGTGATCGACCGGCTGCCGCTGATGAAGCGGCTGTGGCAGTTGGACGCGGGCGCGGTGGAGGAACTGGTCGCGGCAGGCGCGCACATCGACGACGACGTGGTGCACCGGCACCGGCGGGCGGTGACGCCCGACTCGGTGGCCACGATCATCTACACGTCCGGCACCACGGGCCGCCCCAAAGGCTGCGTGATCACCCACTCCAACTTCATGTTCGAGGCGGACACGATGATCGGCCGGTGGGAGCCGGTGTTCCACTCCAAGCCGGGCGACGAGGCCTCCACCCTGCTGTTCCTGCCGCTGTCGCACGTCTTCGGCCGGATGGTCGAGGTGGCGGCGATCCGCGGGCGGGTCAAACTGGGCCACCAGCCGGTGCTCCAGGCGAGCGCGCTGCTGCCCGATCTGGCCGCGTTCCGGCCCTCGTTCATCCTGGCCGTCCCGTACATCTTCGAAAAGGTCTTCAACGCCGCCCGTCGCAAGGCGGAGAGCGCAGGCAAGGCGGGCGCCTTCGACAAGGCGGCCGAGGTGGCCGTGAGGTACGCGGAGGCTCTGGAGCACCGGGCCTTCGGTCTCGGCCCGGGCCCTTCCGCGGGTCTGCGGATGCAGCACCAGCTCTTCGAGAAGCTGGTGTACGGGAAGGTCCGCGACGCGATGGGCGGCCGGGTGCGCCACGCGATGTCCGGCGGATCCGGCATGGACCGGCGACTCGGGCTGTTCTTCGAGGGCGCGGGCGTCACCATCTTCGAGGGCTACGGACTCACCGAGTCGACGGCCGCCGCCACCGCGAACCCGCCCGAGCGCACCCGGTACGGCACCGTCGGCCTGCCCGTCCCCGGCACGACCGTGCACATCGCGGAGGACGGCGAGGTGTGGCTGCACGGGGCAAACATCTTCCAGGGGTATCTGGGTGACCCGAAGGCCACCGACGCGGTGCTGCACGACGGATGGCTCGCCACCGGTGACCTGGGCGCCCTCGACGAGGACGGCTATCTGACCATCACCGGGCGGAAGAAGGAGATCCTGGTGACCTCCGGCGGCAAGAGCGTCTCGCCCGCCGGACTGGAGGAGCGGGTGCGCGCGCACCCGCTGGTGGCGCAGTGCATCGTCGTCGGCAACGACCGGCCCTACATCGCGGCGCTCGTCACCCTCGACCAGGAGTCGGTGGAGCACTGGCTGGCCATTCAGGGCAGGCCGCTGCTGCCACCCGCGGAGATGGTGCGCGACCCGGACCTGGAGATGGAGATCCGCCGCGCGGTGGTCGCCGCGAACACCCTGGTCTCCAAGTCCGAGTCGATCCGTACGTTCCGGATCCTGGCGCATCCCTTCAGCGAGGAGCACGGGTTGCTGACGCCGTCGCTGAAGCTGAAGCGGAAGGCGATCGAGAACGCCTACTCCGCCGAGGTCGACGCCCTCTACGGCTGAGCGGGCCTCAGACGAGCTGGTAGGCCCGCATGCGGGTGAGCAGCATGTGGCAGTTCTGGAGCGAGCCGGAAGTGTCCCCGAGCGAGCGGTAGATGCCCCACTTGGGGCGGACCCGGTCCGCGAGGAAGGTGTCGACGCCCGATTCGGACGCGTCGATCAGCGTGGCGCCGCCGCTCTTGAGGATCCAGCGCACGGTGCCGGACGTGCCGTTGCCGATCTTCATCCGCAGGTCGACGTCGGTCCACCTGTCGTGGAGCGGTCCGAGGTCGGTCCGGCCCACGAGCACGTCCCCGGTGAACACCTTGAGCTCGATGGTCTGCACGCCGCCGACGCGACGCAGCGACTGGACGACGATCGGGGACGTGCCGGTGCCCGGCTGCTTCATCTGCATGATGTGGGTGAAGGTGCTGGTCGCCTTGAGCGAGCTGGGCAGGAACATCGAGTAGGTGATCCGCCAGGTCTGTCCGGACGTCCAGCGGAGGTACCCGTCGCCGTTGCGGCAGCCGGTGACCTCCTGGCGCTGCCGGTCGGTGTGCGTGTCACGGTCGGCCGTGTGCATGGTGAAGCGGAAGTTGTCGCCCTCGGTGCGGATGTGGGGCGCGCCGGACGGGTGCGAGCCGGCGCGGTCGTCCTCGATCGTCTCGAAGGCCCGGAGCCCGTCGCGGCTCGCGGAGGGCGACCAGCGCAGCTGCCAGGAGGCGGCGCTCGCCGGTGTCGCGGGAAGTCCGGCCGCGACCGCGCCGCCGAGTGCCGCGCCGAGCACCGCCCTGCGGGATGCGTTCATGTTCTTGGTCCTTCCTTGCGGTGGAGGTGCCCGGGTACTGCCGGCAGCACGCTGTCCGGCCGGTCGACGAGGCCGCACACGAGCGTGCGGTCGGGCGAGAGCCGGCAGGCCGGGTCGGTGCGCGTGGCGTCGCCGGTGAGGGCGTGGGCCTGCCACCGGTAGCCGCCGAGGTCCTTGATGTGGGGGTCAGGAGTCCTGCTGGGCCGAACAGACCGAGACGGTGTTCATGTCGGTGTGCATCGTTCAGCGATCTGAAGCAGAGTCCCGCGTTGACGGGTTGCGGTCAATGGTCTGGACCGAGGACGAGGGAGCGGTATCGCGCCAACTTCGAAGGCGGGAATGCGTCCACCGCGATGATCGTTGACGATGGGAGTACCCAACCGACGACGTAAGGATCGACCGCTCGTGAGCAAGGTCCCCTTCATCACCCTCAACAACGGCGTCGCGATGCCGCAACTCGGCTTCGGTGTCTGGCAGGTGCCCGACGACGAAGCGGCGCAGACGGTCACCACCGCCCTGGAGGCGGGATACCGCAGCATCGACACCGCCGCCATCTACGGGAACGAAGCGGGCACCGGCAAGGCCGTCACCGGCTCCGGGATCGCCCGCGAGGAGCTGTTCGTCACCACCAAGCTGTGGAACTCCGAGCAGGGATACGACTCGACGC
Coding sequences within it:
- a CDS encoding LysR substrate-binding domain-containing protein, which encodes MYDPTQLRTFLAVAQTLNFTQAARRLGLRQSTVSQHVRRLEDATGRPLFSRDTHSVELTEDGEAMLGFARTILQAQERAAAWFTGTRLRGRLRFGASEDFVLTRLPEILEAFRRDHPEVDLELTVELSGTLHKRLEAGRLDLVLAKRGPGATHGELVWRDRMVWISAEGLRVDPERPLPLILFPPPAVTRARALEVLEQSGRSWRIACTSGSLSGLVAAARAGLGVMAHSRGLIPPGLVTVPDRAGLPELGTVDFVLLQGRRRDAAKEAAEALAASLLAAGDRLHGTVPR
- a CDS encoding AMP-dependent synthetase/ligase, giving the protein MAAAPQVGGLADAVFDHALDDPDHVALGRKDGEGRWQDVTSAQFRDEVLALAKGLLAHGVRFGDRVALMSRTRYEWTLFDFALWTVGAQSVPLYPTSSAEQVFWMLHDSEVSACMVEYEDHAMTIGSVIDRLPLMKRLWQLDAGAVEELVAAGAHIDDDVVHRHRRAVTPDSVATIIYTSGTTGRPKGCVITHSNFMFEADTMIGRWEPVFHSKPGDEASTLLFLPLSHVFGRMVEVAAIRGRVKLGHQPVLQASALLPDLAAFRPSFILAVPYIFEKVFNAARRKAESAGKAGAFDKAAEVAVRYAEALEHRAFGLGPGPSAGLRMQHQLFEKLVYGKVRDAMGGRVRHAMSGGSGMDRRLGLFFEGAGVTIFEGYGLTESTAAATANPPERTRYGTVGLPVPGTTVHIAEDGEVWLHGANIFQGYLGDPKATDAVLHDGWLATGDLGALDEDGYLTITGRKKEILVTSGGKSVSPAGLEERVRAHPLVAQCIVVGNDRPYIAALVTLDQESVEHWLAIQGRPLLPPAEMVRDPDLEMEIRRAVVAANTLVSKSESIRTFRILAHPFSEEHGLLTPSLKLKRKAIENAYSAEVDALYG
- a CDS encoding Tat pathway signal sequence domain protein, with the translated sequence MNASRRAVLGAALGGAVAAGLPATPASAASWQLRWSPSASRDGLRAFETIEDDRAGSHPSGAPHIRTEGDNFRFTMHTADRDTHTDRQRQEVTGCRNGDGYLRWTSGQTWRITYSMFLPSSLKATSTFTHIMQMKQPGTGTSPIVVQSLRRVGGVQTIELKVFTGDVLVGRTDLGPLHDRWTDVDLRMKIGNGTSGTVRWILKSGGATLIDASESGVDTFLADRVRPKWGIYRSLGDTSGSLQNCHMLLTRMRAYQLV